TACAGCCAGCGACTTGCCCAAAGCGCTCATCGAGGTGAAAGGCTTGGGGGAAACGCTGAAAAAATACGCTGAGAGCATCCTTGCCTACTTCGACCGGCCAGGAACCAGCAACGGTCCAACAGAAGCTATCAACGGGCGACTTGAGCACTTACGAGGTACCGCCTTGGGCTTTAGAAATTTAACCAATTACATAGCCAGGTGCTTGCTGAAGTCAGGAGGGTTTAGAAATCAGCTACACCCTTAAATGCGAAGAGCCGCTAAGGAAACTCTGAAAAAGACTTTCTGATTTGGCAAAATACCGCGACCCCACCCACCGAGTTTCCCGATGAAGCAGATGACCTTCGCCGACGCCGAGTACGCTGGCAAGCGCAAGCAAACCCGCAAGGAGTTGTTCCTGATCGAGATGGATCGGGTGGTGCCGTGGAAGGGCTTGATTGCTTTGATCGAGCCACATTATCCGAAAGGTGAAGGTGGCCGTCCGGCCTACCCGTTGATGGCGATGCTGCGTGTGCATCTGCTGCAGAACTGGTTCGGCTACAGCGATCCAGCGATGGAGGAAGCGCTGTACGAAACCACGATCCTGCGCCAGTTTGCCGGGCTGAACCTGGAGCGCATCCCCGACGAAACCACCATTCTCAACTTCCGCCGCTTGCTGGAGAAACACGAGCTGGCGGCCGGCATCCTCGCTGTCATCAATGGCTATCTGGGCGACCGCGGCCTGTCGCTGCGCCAGGGCACCATCGTCGATGCAACGCTGATCAATGCGCCCAGTTCGACCAAGAACAAGGACGGCAAGCGCGACCCGGAAATGCACCAGACCAAGAAGGGAAACCAGTATTATTTTGGCATGAAGGCCCACATCGGCGCCGATGACGAATCGGGTCTGGTGCACAGCGTAGTGGGCACGGCGGCCAATGTGGCGGATGTCACCCAGGTGGACAAATTGCTGCATGGCGACGAAAACGTGGTCTGCGCCGATGCAGGCTACACCGGTGTCGAAAAGCGGCCCGAGCATGAAGGACGTGAAGTTATCTGGCAGGTGGCGGCACGCCGCAGCACCTACAAAAAACTCGATAAGCGCAGCGTGCTGTACAAAGCCAAGCGCAAGATTGAAAAGGCCAAGGCTCAGGTGCGCGCCAAGGTCGAGCATCCGTTCCGGGTAATCAAGCGCCAGTTCGGTTACACCAAGGTGCGCTTTCGCGGCTTGGCCAAAAACACGGCGCAACTGGTGACACTGTTCGCTCTGTCGAACCTGTGGATGGCGCGCCGACATTTACTGACGAATGCAGGAGAGGTGCGCCTGTAATGCGGGAAATGGCCACCGGAGTGGGGTCCGGGTGGCGAAAACGTAAGAAATACTCGTCGAATTGATTGTTTTTTGATCATTTGGCGAGTTTAAAAGTTGCGCTAGGTGGTATGCCGGGGAAATACATGGCTACTTCAGACCATCCCTAATAATTTCAATACCCCGCTATCGCTCGCACCTAAAAATATTTCAAATGAGAATGGTGCGCTTACCATACCGCCAGCCGAACGGATTTTCGGCTGACGAACCAGTACTCCTGCTTTTTCCTCATATGAATCCACTACCGCTTGCACTTCGGGGGAGCGCAGGTAGCAAGGAATCGGCAAAATCAGCTCCGCTTGCGCTCTCAATACCCAAAGTCTGGATTCCTCGGAAACTTCTTCGTTCCAAATAGTTAAAATGCTCGTCGTCACTGCATCTTGCACTGGCACGGCCAAAAGATTAAATGCCGACTGTATTAGCGAACCCAGTTCGTAAGATAATTCAAATTCCAACATCCTTGTATCACACAACATACGGGCTATTATTTCAATATTCGCCACAGGCGAGGCAGTGCAGGCGAGTATCGCGAAATACAGCAACGCTCCTTCATGATTAAAACAAAGACGCTCTTGGTTTTTTTGCCACCAGCCTGAGTTGTTTTTTGCTTGCTGCAGAATAGCCGCCTCAACTGCATCAAGTAGAACGTTCATGCTGCTCGAGTGAACTGTATCTCTTTGGCTATGCAAATCTTCGTATGAACTCTCGTTCAAAAAAACATTCCTGTAGCCTACGCGAGTATTACCATAGCGTAAGGCGCGAACATTGCTCCAGTGCTCGATTGACTCTATTGCTAAATCCAGCAAAGCAACGGACTGCAACATACGTTTACTTATAAATTTTTCATCCCGCCCCCCGAATTCATGTTTTTGGCAACGCAACTTGTTATTGAGTCTAAATTTAAGTAAATCCTCGTCGTTAATGTCACCTGAGATATACTGCCAGAGCAGGGCATCTTCCACTACACCTGCCTCTACGCATCTAGCGATGACCCGGCCAAGAACGCTGTGCTCAGTTAGCGGCATATTGATCAGCCGCTCAAGCAATGGAGCAACCAGTGCCATATTTTCTAATTTGA
This region of Pseudomonas mandelii genomic DNA includes:
- a CDS encoding IS5-like element IS1384 family transposase; the encoded protein is MKQMTFADAEYAGKRKQTRKELFLIEMDRVVPWKGLIALIEPHYPKGEGGRPAYPLMAMLRVHLLQNWFGYSDPAMEEALYETTILRQFAGLNLERIPDETTILNFRRLLEKHELAAGILAVINGYLGDRGLSLRQGTIVDATLINAPSSTKNKDGKRDPEMHQTKKGNQYYFGMKAHIGADDESGLVHSVVGTAANVADVTQVDKLLHGDENVVCADAGYTGVEKRPEHEGREVIWQVAARRSTYKKLDKRSVLYKAKRKIEKAKAQVRAKVEHPFRVIKRQFGYTKVRFRGLAKNTAQLVTLFALSNLWMARRHLLTNAGEVRL